Proteins co-encoded in one Fusarium musae strain F31 chromosome 3, whole genome shotgun sequence genomic window:
- a CDS encoding hypothetical protein (EggNog:ENOG41), giving the protein MDGPHYPSNGINTTSSGQTYPSPTAISPNQLQTGSPLPQTLPPLQPPTSAMQNMYGSHPHTPRTPGTPNTPGSASNMPTYQQQTSQPANRAGMYSMAQNQYPPPQAYGTSAMIPQATTAASHPQPIAPAPAGGRGPPVLRPMPPGGIMSQPGVSSPYGPGSLMQPTAVMPEGEPPTHVVGSQGRRGILPSAPGRPAAPAAGTGAKNTVIPVKDADGKFPCPHCTKTYLHAKHLKRHLLRHTGDRPYMCVLCRDTFSRSDILKRHFQKCSIRRGNPTGASHLSHPQAHVKKNQQQAQKAAGLAHEGDLNHLNGLGNLPADNMVHPFGMVPVSDGMNNMAQDQSQLSRSSSLGRLDNGNNADRRNMNGQVMGASQPYGADPNMNQQQMTGYSMPPAQNGLPMYGGSNTNPPSGLDWSQMFQAGAHQTYVNTSFNPNLGQTQSGIKPEPNAGPGTTGASASDTLLSNMGMPSHQTSYNLLSDQILNFFYPPNQAIDPSSAGMNLYFSPDNVKDFLDKYTHFHIHMPFIHVATFKVMEAYTGLLAGMCCIGACYSDNVSPSNVREMMDFLVVALQRDCKMMSNDEALAGQPSHASRADIEELQAVLLTCILLLWNGNPQQRERARQIYPFLAANARRLNLFQSSRDPASLSPLHQIDFDRNTFDLQQWNWDTWVDQERRNRLMFGVFLMDVAMGLYFNSQPLFDVMEFHLPLPCDDTAWDADNAGDCASALGLNGDVAARDKNPYGTQRPKQPEMDWALKALLHPSYQIQPGSTNLYGKFVLIHGILALIRRAQIDGNAAQLSKFGTPPPNDWMTPAGHNSGRGTPVEGAAANVDPQSLQALVIALSKFKNNWDADMANQFPPTLPGSSNPRRHGFSRDGIHFYWLSNYLLKHTQTADLRLSSDARFVQIIQLLKSVKSWVMSDGASRGEELGSVGEIDDQYGAMDLTLEMAKLFKPLPQVVEDAGTASVKTELD; this is encoded by the exons ATGGACGGTCCTCACTACCCCTCCAATGGTATAAACACGACTTCTTCTGGTCAGACTTATCCTTCACCAACCGCGATTTCTCCCAACCAACTTCAAACCGGCTCTCCTCTACCTCAGACTCTGCCACCGCTGCAGCCTCCAACCTCGGCCATGCAGAACATGTACGGTAGTCACCCTCATACGCCGCGAACCCCAGGCACCCCGAACACGCCTGGGTCGGCCTCCAACATGCCTACCTACCAGCAGCAGACATCGCAGCCCGCGAACCGCGCTGGTATGTACTCAATGGCCCAGAACCAATATCCTCCTCCCCAGGCTTATGGCACCTCTGCTATGATACCCCAGGCGACCACTGCCGCGTCTCACCCACAGCCTATCGCGCCTGCTCCTGCTGGCGGCCGAGGTCCTCCTGTGTTGCGTCCTATGCCCCCTGGAGGCATCATGTCCCAACCTGGTGTCTCGTCGCCTTATGGTCCTGGTTCTCTTATGCAGCCCACTGCGGTGATGCCAGAGGGCGAGCCTCCCACTCACGTTGTTGGATCTCAGGGACGACGCGGTATCCTGCCTAGTGCTCCTGGACGGCCTGCTGCCCCAGCCGCTGGTACTGGCGCTAAGAACACCGTGATTCCTGTCAAGGACGCAGATGGCAAATTTCCTTGCCCTCACTGCACAAAGACTTACCTCCATGCCAAGCATCTTAAGCGCCACCTTCTGCGAC ACACCGGTGACCGCCCTTACATGTGTGTTCTTTGCCGCGATACCTTCTCTCGAAGTGATATCCTGAAGCGTCATTTTCAAAAGTGCTCTATCCGCCGTGGTAACCCCACTGGAGCTAGTCACTTGTCGCACCCTCAGGCTCACGTTAAGAAGAACCAGCAGCAGGCTCAGAAGGCCGCCGGCCTCGCCCATGAGGGTGACCTCAACCACCTTAATGGCTTGGGCAACCTGCCTGCAGACAACATGGTCCACCCATTTGGCATGGTCCCAGTCTCGGATGGCATGAACAACATGGCCCAGGATCAGAGCCAACTCTCTCGATCCAGCTCGCTTGGTCGTCTCGACAACGGTAACAACGCTGACAGACGGAACATGAACGGTCAGGTCATGGGTGCCTCGCAGCCCTATGGCGCTGATCCCAACATGAACCAGCAGCAGATGACTGGCTACAGCATGCCTCCCGCTCAGAACGGTCTGCCCATGTACGGCGGCTCAAACACAAACCCTCCATCTGGCCTTGATTGGTCTCAGATGTTCCAGGCTGGTGCGCATCAAACCTACGTCAACACATCTTTCAATCCTAATCTTGGACAGACTCAGAGCGGAATCAAACCCGAACCTAATGCCGGGCCCGGAACGACAGGCGCCAGCGCCAGTGACACCCTTTTGTCGAATATGGGAATGCCATCTCACCAAACCTCATACAATCTTCTTTCTGATCAGATCCTTAATTTTTTCTATCCTCCTAATCAGGCCATCGATCCTTCTAGCGCGGGCATGAATCTCTACTTCTCGCCTGACAACGTCAAGGACTTCTTGGACAAGTACACTCACTTCCACATCCACATGCCTTTCATCCATGTCGCGACGTTTAAGGTCATGGAGGCGTATACTGGCTTACTTGCAGGCATGTGTTGCATCGGCGCCTGTTACTCAGACAATGTCTCCCCGTCCAATGTTCGCGAAATGATGGATTTTCTTGTTGTCGCACTCCAACGCGACTGCAAGATGATGTCTAATGATGAAGCTTTGGCAGGGCAACCGAGTCACGCATCTCGGGCTGATattgaagagcttcaggCTGTCTTGCTAACAtgtatattattactttggAATGGAAATCCTCAACAAAGAGAGCGGGCTCGACAGATCTACCCCTTTCTTGCAGCCAACGCCAGGCGACTGAATCTTTTCCAGTCGTCGCGGGACCCTGCCTCTTTGTCGCCCCTTCACCAAATCGATTTTGACCGGAACACTTTTGATTTGCAGCAATGGAACTGGGATACTTGGGTCGATCAAGAGCGTCGAAATCGTCTAATGTTTGGCGTCTTTTTAATGGACGTTGCCATGGGACTTTATTTCAATTCTCAACCCTTGTTCGATGTTATGGAGTTTCATCTACCTTTGCCTTGCGACGACACAGCGTGGGATGCGGATAATGCCGGGGACTGTGCCTCTGCGCTTGGCCTCAATGGCGATGTTGCCGCTCGCGATAAGAATCCTTATGGCACTCAGCGACCAAAACAACCTGAGATGGACTGGGCTCTCAAAGCTCTGCTGCACCCCTCTTATCAGATCCAGCCTGGAAGTACGAACCTTTATGGAAAGTTTGTTCTTATCCATGGCATATTGGCTCTGATTCGGCGGGCCCAAATTGACGGCAATGCGGCTCAGCTGTCCAAATTTGGAACACCTCCTCCCAATGATTGGATGACTCCAGCCGGTCACAATAGTGGACGGGGTACTCCTGTGGAGGGGGCGGCTGCCAACGTTGACCCACAAAGTCTGCAGGCACTTGTTATCGCTCTGAGCAAGTTCAAGAATAATTGGGATGCGGACATGGCCAATCAGTTCCCGCCAACATTGCCGGGATCCAGCAATCCTCGACGGCACGGGTTTTCGCGAGATGGTATCCATTTCTATTGGCTCTCCAACTACTTGCTCAAGCACACGCAAACAGCGGACTTACGGTTGTCGTCGGATGCACGCTTTGTCCAAATTATTCAATTATTGAAGTCGGTGAAATCGTGGGTCATGTCAGATGGCGCgagcagaggagaagaattAGGATCTGTTGGAGAGATTGATGATCAGTATGGAGCAATGGATCTCACATTAGAGATGGCAAAACTATTCAAACCACTTCCACAGGTGGTAGAAGACGCTGGCACTGCGTCTGTCAAGACGGAGCTTGACTAA